The sequence below is a genomic window from Candidatus Hydrogenedens sp..
TGCTGCTGTTCCTATTTCTCTGCGTTTTTCACTAATGGACAAAAGTCGTTCTGCGTTTGCCAATGCTTCCTCACGCACTTTTACATTTTCCATTGCTCCAACTAAATCCCAATAGGCTTTTATAATTTCGTTTACGGTATTCATGATGGTCATTTTTAATTGACCTTCTCCGATTTTTTCCGACTTCTTAGCCATTTCCAATCGTGCCGTATTTACTTTAATTCCAAATCCTCGTAATAAGGGTTGGGTTAGAGTAAATAAGAGTTGTCCACTATAATCTTTCGCAAAGTTAGAAAAGGAGGTTTCTTCAATATTGGTGTTAAAGGTAACGGCATATTGAGTACCTAATTTAAGTTTTCCACCTAAACTCGATTCAAAAGCAGTTTGTTTTGTATCGAAGCTGCTTATTTCAGCGTATGCACGAATTTGTTGACTTGCAAGAACCGATGCATAATTATGTTGAAGTGATGTTTGTAAAAACGGGTCGAACATTCCTTGAGCCGTAAGTTGGTCTGCCTGTGCTTTTCTTGGTTCTAACCCACTGACGATAATATCTGGGTTTTGTTTTAATGCCATTTCAATGCACTCTTTTAAAGACATGCGTAATACCGCATTAGGTCCTCGTCGTTCCTCTGTTACTTTACGAAGTGCGTCTAAGTCAATTAAATCTACGGATATTTCTTTTTTCAAATTTAGTTCTGTATTTTCCGAAGAAGTATCATCTGTGGTGTTTTGTTCAGTAATTGGGTTTGTTATAACGACTGTTTGTGTCCCCTCTGTGTTTTGTGGAAAAGCGGGATAGGTTAGTGAAAAGGAAAAAATAATCGGCAAAGTAAAAATATAAACAGTATGGCACAACAAATAATTTTTTCTTTTTATCATAGATATTTCCTCTTGCTTATTTACAAGGATTATAAACTGTTTGTCTTATAGAAATAAAAGATATGTTAAAATATCCATAATTATTTATATCAGTGTAATAAAAAAAGACACCACTTTAAAAACGATAAACTTTTTTATGATAAAATAACATCAAATCGTTTAATTATTACAAAATATTTTAATATAGAACTCATTAATTTGTACTATATATCATCAATTATGAAGATTAATCATCCAAAAATAAAAGTTTTAATATTATGGGGAATAGTCCTTTGTAGTTTTACGGGATTTTGGATTGGTCATGTTTATATTTCCAATTATCAGACTTTTGTTGCACCCCAAAATTATTTAGTGCGAGCAAAACATTATCTACAAGAAGGACAAAAAGAGAAGGCTTTACAGGAAATAGAATGGGGAATGAATACTTTTAGACCTGTAAGTTCGGAGACTTTGGCTTTTCTAATGAAAATAAAGAAAGATAATCTTGAAGAAAACAAATATAACGAATTGGAAAAGAAATATCAGATAACCATGTTACTTGAGAAGTGTAATTCTTCCGAAAATATCCAATTAGATACCCAAATATTGGACACATGCGAGATTTCTTTTCCTTCTTTGTCAAAATCTACTCAGTCTTCGGTTTTTTCCCTTTGGAAATTATTAACTCGACGAACATTGAAATGTATGCAAGGTATAAACCTATCAGGAAATCAGATACTAAACTTTTTATATTATTCGGGAGGAATTTTTTGTGGAAACTCCAACATAGGAAATACAGGAATTACAGTTGATGACGATTTGCTTATTGTTAGTGAAGGGAGTGCAGAAGGCAGTGGGGCACAGATATGGTTTCAAGGTAAAAATTATGCAGGTAATCGAAGGGGATTTTATGTGTTCATTTTAACGCCACCGCCATGTAAGGTTTTTAGAGCAGACCGATTTGATATATGGGAAAGTAGAAATGAGGCAATAAAGATGGAACAGTTTTTAGAGGAAGTTCCTGAAGGGTATATTGGTGCGTTTGCGGTAGCAGATGAGGCAACTGAAAATATGACAGACACGTTAGAACAAATTTTGTTACGCTTCGGTTTTTCAAAGCAAACTTATGACCGAAATGAATTAAAATTATTTGGTTATGGATATGCGTTTGCAGGTATTGGTGTTAAAGGTGTTAAAGAAGGAACGGCAGTTCAAAATTGGGCTAAATATGACCCGTCGAAGAAAAGTATCCCAATCGCAGTTGTAGGGATTTTGAAAGGGGGTGAAAAGAAGTGAAAACACAGGATTGGGCATATCTAAATCTTTTTCTTTTATCATTTTTGATTACATTAATTTTAGTTCCAATTTTCCGATGGTTAGCGATGAAGTTAGGTGTATATGATGTCCCTAATGAAGTTAGAAAGGTTCACAAAAAACCCATACCTTATTTAGGAGGTATATCGTTCTACATAGCCTATTTAATTGCATGCCTATTTATTGAATGGCGTTATCCTCAATATTTTGATGAAAAAATGCTAATAATCGGTATCGGTGGAACATTTATTGTATTAATGGGCGTGTTAGATGATTTAATATCCATACCTGCAAGTAAAAAATTGGTGTTTGAATTACTATTGGGAGTAATTCTCTTTTATTGGGGTTTTAAATCAACGACAATTGCACATCCTTTTGGGGGAACTATTGATATTGGTCCTCTGGCTCTGTTAATAACAGTTTTATGGATAGTGGGAGTAACCAATGCCATTAATATTGTAGATGGTCTCGATGGTCTTGCGAGTGGACTTGTGGCTATTTCCTCTATTACCATCTTTGCCATAGCCTATGCCAATAAGCAGACATTTAGTTGCTTGATTATGAGTTTCCTTTTAGGTTGCACAATCGCTTTTTTAATTTATAATTCTCACCCAGCATCTATTTTTATGGGTGATGCCGGGGCTCTTTTTTTGGGCTTTGTGTTAGGTTGTGCCACTTTAGTAGAACGGAAAAAAGGAATAACCGTTGTAGCATTAATGGTGCCTATGGTTGTATTAGCAGTTCCTTTTCTGGATACCTTTTTAAGTTTTTTGCGAAGGCTTCGGCGTTCTAAGGAGATTGGTTTTTTTACTTCAGATAAAGACTGTATATATCATCGCCTATTGCGTTTAGGTTTAACCCAACGGCAAGTAGTATTTTCTTTGTATTATTTTTCTATATGTATGGGTTTCCTTGCCTATATTACCTCATTATTGTCGTCAAGATACACTTTTCTTGTGCTTATATTAGTTTGTATGTTGACATTAATGGGGGTAATTATTCTGCATTTTATTGAGAGTATTTCTGGAGAAAAACAAAATCAAAATAATACAAAAGGGTAAAATTATACTTCTTAGATTAAGTAAACCTTAAACCCTTATATCAAATTAATTTTATTGATTTGAGAGTTGTTTCTAATTTTGAAATCTCCTGTTTTGTTAATTCCCGATGGGGAGGACGAACAAAGCCAACATCAATACCGCGTAATTTGAGTGCTTGCTTAAATATCGCTAAATTTTTACCATATTGCAATACCTGGCAAAGTTTTGTTAATTGAGATTGGTATATCCAGGCTTCGGGCAACTTCCGTTTCATTACATTTTCATAGATACCCAAATAGATTTCGGGTGCGACATTTGAAGTTCCAGAAACAGCCGCCTGAACACCTGCTAAGAAAGCCTGATAACCATATTCATCTACTCCATTTATTACTGTGAAAGATGTTGGCTTCTGGAGTAGTAATTCAGAAAGATTTACCATATTCCCTGTGCTGTCTTTAATACCAACAATATTTTTATGTTTTTGTGCCAACTTAATAATGAGCGAGTTAGGTAAGAAATTTCTTGCACAGGAAGGGATATTGTAAAGCAATATAGGAATACTTGGGAACTCTGAAGCAATAGTAGAAAAATATTTATACAGAGCATCTTCGTCATAATAATAATATCCTGGTGCAACAATGCCCACAGCATAAACCTTCTTTTCAACCGCATGAGCCGTAAGTTCCATCGTTGAGTGTAAATCCAATGTTCCTGTGTGGGGAATTACCATTATTTTTGGGTTGACACATTTTAGGACACTTTCCAACAATTCTTTTCTTTCCGCAATAGTCATAACAAGCCCTTCCCCTGTTGTCCCTCCTACGAACAAACCATGAACCCCTTTATCTTGTAAAAAATGAATGAGTTTATGTAATTTGGGATGGTCAATTTCTTTGCCCCCTTTTGTAAAAGGGGTTAGATTGGCACAAATAATACCGCGTATGTTTTTTTGTTCCATTGTCTTTTTCCTTTATAAATTCTGTAAATAGGTTTGTTTAAGGGTACCTATTGGGTCCCCATGATTTAATTTCTATCGGTTGTTTTAAAAGAACCAGGGAATAAGGGTCAATATCATTGCTTACGATGATACCGGGTCCAACGCAAGAATATGCTCCTATACGTACTCCCGGCATGAACATAACATTTATTCCTGTTCGACAATAGTCGCCAAGATATGTTAAATTCCCATGATAAGGAGGAATTTCTTTGCGTTGTTTACATCGAACTTCTTTTATTTTATCATCAAACCTCCATGTAGCACTAATGGTTCCTGCTCCAATATCGACATGCGAACCTATTACACCAGATACACAGCAGGTATGGACCATAAATACAGTATCTAATGTAATACCTTCAAATTCTGCATTATGAAGTATTTTATTATTCTCACCTATAATTGAATTTTTATGAATTTTTGCAAATTCAGAAATATTTGTGTTGCTATTTACAAAAATATTTTCTTCAAGAAGTGCACCGATAGCAATATGACTATTCATCCCGAGCACAAGGTTTCCTTTTATAACAGTTCCTTTCTCAATTCTTCCTCCCTCATGTATCCATAACTTTGCATCTGGTAAAATATCTGCTCCATCATTTATGAATGCGGATTTGTCTATAATGGATACTTCCATTTTTTCGAATATATTTGACAAGGCCTTTTGATTTGCCTCAATTAAATCCCAGGGATGGTCAATATCAACTACAAAACTGTTTGCAGAGATACAGGATATTTCACACTTCCTCTCCAACATCCCATCAATAGCAGAGATTAGATTTCCTTCGGGAGCAGGCATTGCTCCAAGAGGGGCAGAACGAATAATCCCAGGTTCGTAATTAAATGCCTCTTTTAATGATTTTGTTTTTCCAATAAGAGCACCACCAAACCAAAATTCAGAAGTCTGTCTGTCAAAAACCAAGTGTTTTAATTTATTGTCTGTTCCTTTTTGTATAAATGTTGTATGCAAAGGGAAAGGTTTCTGATTAGAGACTAAAATCGAGCTCTCGTTGTGTTGTTCCTGATGTATTTTTATAAAATGAGATAAATTTTCCTGAGTAGTAGCAATATCACCATAAAGTATCAGGGTTTCCGAAGAAGAGAATATATCTAAATTGGAGCGTATTGTATCAGTAAGAGTATCATTTTCTTTACTTTTCAGAAAAGATAACCCTCTAATGTCGTGTAAAGCATGTCGAACACTTTGTTCTAAGTATCCTGTGAGTATGGTAATATCTTCAATACCTATTTCTTTGAGTTGTAAAACAAGCCTTCGAATTACGGGCGTATTTAATATAGGGAGTGTTACTTTATTTCTAACTGTGGAGAAAGGAAAAATTCCTTCTCCACAACCAGCAGCGAGTATAATGGCAGAAATCATTGCAGGTCTTTCTTTTATATAGGAAATATTATGCCTTTTAAAATAAGGCAAAACTTTTTATAGTTTCAATTTACATCTGTTGCATAGCATTTTTAAAAAAGTCCCAGATAAGTTTTGAAGCGTCGGGTTCTGGTGCTGTAGGTCCTACTATAAATTGAGGGTAAAAATTTTTTGTGCCAGGCCAGGTATGTCCACCCCCAATGATTTTATATAGAAAAACCGAAGGGACACAATTAT
It includes:
- a CDS encoding TolC family protein produces the protein MIKRKNYLLCHTVYIFTLPIIFSFSLTYPAFPQNTEGTQTVVITNPITEQNTTDDTSSENTELNLKKEISVDLIDLDALRKVTEERRGPNAVLRMSLKECIEMALKQNPDIIVSGLEPRKAQADQLTAQGMFDPFLQTSLQHNYASVLASQQIRAYAEISSFDTKQTAFESSLGGKLKLGTQYAVTFNTNIEETSFSNFAKDYSGQLLFTLTQPLLRGFGIKVNTARLEMAKKSEKIGEGQLKMTIMNTVNEIIKAYWDLVGAMENVKVREEALANAERLLSISEKRREIGTAADIEVLQAKAGVATRQSELVAAQAQLESASDMLKNLLMLREENMFSKVLIVPTDRPHSFENENFDLSKLAPDLDQSVEKALKNRPEIAMADLQIDIADLQMLQARNDMLPQLDLIGSYGQGGRDRSITKMFYGIRDDDETYYTYGIKATIPIGNRAGRGAFQRARLTKREMEERKKKIEQAIMMGVHLAIRNVETNRILVESNRQARKLQEANVIAEEKRLRLGVSTSWRVLQVQTDYTMAKTMELQAQISYEKALIDLYLAEGSLLDNLEIEVKLPEVEAPVSYGESITPRWE
- a CDS encoding interleukin-like EMT inducer domain-containing protein, producing the protein MKINHPKIKVLILWGIVLCSFTGFWIGHVYISNYQTFVAPQNYLVRAKHYLQEGQKEKALQEIEWGMNTFRPVSSETLAFLMKIKKDNLEENKYNELEKKYQITMLLEKCNSSENIQLDTQILDTCEISFPSLSKSTQSSVFSLWKLLTRRTLKCMQGINLSGNQILNFLYYSGGIFCGNSNIGNTGITVDDDLLIVSEGSAEGSGAQIWFQGKNYAGNRRGFYVFILTPPPCKVFRADRFDIWESRNEAIKMEQFLEEVPEGYIGAFAVADEATENMTDTLEQILLRFGFSKQTYDRNELKLFGYGYAFAGIGVKGVKEGTAVQNWAKYDPSKKSIPIAVVGILKGGEKK
- a CDS encoding MraY family glycosyltransferase; its protein translation is MKTQDWAYLNLFLLSFLITLILVPIFRWLAMKLGVYDVPNEVRKVHKKPIPYLGGISFYIAYLIACLFIEWRYPQYFDEKMLIIGIGGTFIVLMGVLDDLISIPASKKLVFELLLGVILFYWGFKSTTIAHPFGGTIDIGPLALLITVLWIVGVTNAINIVDGLDGLASGLVAISSITIFAIAYANKQTFSCLIMSFLLGCTIAFLIYNSHPASIFMGDAGALFLGFVLGCATLVERKKGITVVALMVPMVVLAVPFLDTFLSFLRRLRRSKEIGFFTSDKDCIYHRLLRLGLTQRQVVFSLYYFSICMGFLAYITSLLSSRYTFLVLILVCMLTLMGVIILHFIESISGEKQNQNNTKG
- a CDS encoding dihydrodipicolinate synthase family protein, which produces MEQKNIRGIICANLTPFTKGGKEIDHPKLHKLIHFLQDKGVHGLFVGGTTGEGLVMTIAERKELLESVLKCVNPKIMVIPHTGTLDLHSTMELTAHAVEKKVYAVGIVAPGYYYYDEDALYKYFSTIASEFPSIPILLYNIPSCARNFLPNSLIIKLAQKHKNIVGIKDSTGNMVNLSELLLQKPTSFTVINGVDEYGYQAFLAGVQAAVSGTSNVAPEIYLGIYENVMKRKLPEAWIYQSQLTKLCQVLQYGKNLAIFKQALKLRGIDVGFVRPPHRELTKQEISKLETTLKSIKLI
- a CDS encoding sugar phosphate nucleotidyltransferase — its product is MISAIILAAGCGEGIFPFSTVRNKVTLPILNTPVIRRLVLQLKEIGIEDITILTGYLEQSVRHALHDIRGLSFLKSKENDTLTDTIRSNLDIFSSSETLILYGDIATTQENLSHFIKIHQEQHNESSILVSNQKPFPLHTTFIQKGTDNKLKHLVFDRQTSEFWFGGALIGKTKSLKEAFNYEPGIIRSAPLGAMPAPEGNLISAIDGMLERKCEISCISANSFVVDIDHPWDLIEANQKALSNIFEKMEVSIIDKSAFINDGADILPDAKLWIHEGGRIEKGTVIKGNLVLGMNSHIAIGALLEENIFVNSNTNISEFAKIHKNSIIGENNKILHNAEFEGITLDTVFMVHTCCVSGVIGSHVDIGAGTISATWRFDDKIKEVRCKQRKEIPPYHGNLTYLGDYCRTGINVMFMPGVRIGAYSCVGPGIIVSNDIDPYSLVLLKQPIEIKSWGPNRYP